One genomic window of Arachis stenosperma cultivar V10309 chromosome 10, arast.V10309.gnm1.PFL2, whole genome shotgun sequence includes the following:
- the LOC130957717 gene encoding glutathione S-transferase T2-like, with product MACTKGSNGRSKRTTKEDEKDAQLPAMIANDRKENNDDGVLREKKINKAVAQFAGCYDQASRNIKSGSNADDIKELAYKLYSTNYGKKFTFERHWNMLRLEQKWRSQLPTQSGGSKRTKVSATGVYSSSSNPKTPLADEPGVDSPVCPQGSKKSKRKGKKKVQISEDFSEKKLSVVKKLSLMEDIKNVREKELMDKEREREKERKHRAKIMAIKEKELQIHAAMKEQELQAQAAIKEQEL from the exons ATGGCATGCACAAAGGGAAGCAATGGCAGAAGCAAAAGAACAACGAAAGAGGATGAGAAAGATGCACAATTACCTGCAATGATAGCAAATGACCGAAAGGAAAACAACGACGACGGAGTGCTGAGGGAGAAGAAG ATCAACAAGGCTGTTGCACAATTTGCTGGTTGCTACGATCAAGCTAGTCGAAACATAAAGAGTGGTTCGAACGCTGATGATATAAAGGAGTTGGCTTATAAACTTTATTCCACAAATTATGGTAAAAAATTCACTTTTGAGAGGCATTGGAACATGCTTAGGTTGGAGCAAAAATGGAGAAGCCAACTACCTACACAGAGTGGCGGCTCAAAGAGAACCAAGGTTAGTGCAACTGGAGTATACTCATCCTCATCAAATCCAAAAACACCATTGGCTGACGAACCTGGTGTGGACTCTCCCGTTTGCCCACAAGGATCAAAGAAGAGCAAGCGAAAAGGTAAGAAAAAAGTACAAATATCTGAAGATTTTAGCGAAAAGAAATTATCGgttgttaaaaaattatctctcatggaagatatTAAGAATGTTAGAGAAAAGGAACTAATGGATaaggaaagagaaagagaaaaagagaggaaACATAGAGCAAAGATTATGGCAATCAAAGAGAAGGAGTTACAAATTCACGCGgcaatgaaagaacaagaattaCAAGCTCAAGCGgcaataaaagaacaagaattaTAA
- the LOC130954967 gene encoding uncharacterized protein LOC130954967 — translation MSSEASLRLKLKKKAKLVGKTSRNSGRTKRNEGSFEAKNGNGGFTGKLKERVKFKGGEEGFGVRRNVRTLDYSGKDGGRKKRIYGKEEEKLKTKDSGRKKRIYGKEEEKFKTKDSEVVVENGKVLNGVAASKKKGSLKRGSDRKLKDEVVGLRSSTNGGRMWVQGKQRDSAGSEAKNLSRKAMGKESVVLATKLKGNVKEDDYGSGLLKKNREKKSEVSKEKSLKVASPLSSGKKKAQDKAGLEGDDDAETQDIKPKKKKRIIKIDPNDISNKRLDDGIGIDGSKEVKKKECEEEHQMSKNAQFRAIQPTPEILSFVEQNLLGRRRLIDLKRAGYNIDLSAPLDNIPFSSSSERERIEENAFRNKLEFFAAAKASSSFPAPNLPEIAFAGRSNVGKSSLLNALTRQWGVVRTSDKPGLTQTINFFQLGKKLCLVDLPGYGFAYAKEEVKEAWEELVKEYVSTRVGLKRVCLLIDTKWGMKARDYELIELMERSKTKYQIVLTKTDTVFPIDVARRATQIEESLLQNKSVVQPLMMVSSKSGAGIRSLRTVLANIARFVKV, via the exons ATGTCTAGTGAGGCAAGCTTAAGgcttaagctcaagaaaaaggCTAAGCTAGTTGGAAAAACTTCAAGAAATTCTGGGAGAACTAAAAGAAATGAGGGTTCTTTTGAAGCTAAAAATGGAAATGGTGGATTTACTGGGAAATTGAAGGAAAGGGTGAAGTTCAAAGGAGGTGAAGAAGGATTTGGTGTGAGAAGAAATGTGAGAACTTTGGATTATAGTGGGAAGGACGgtggaaggaagaagagaatttatggtaaggaagaagagaaattaaaaacTAAGGACAgtggaaggaagaagagaatttatggtaaggaagaagagaaatttaaaactaaggATAGTGAGGTAGTGGTTGAGAATGGGAAGGTTTTGAATGGCGTAGCAGCATCGAAGAAGAAAGGCTCGTTGAAGAGAGGGAGTGATCGGAAGTTGAAAGATGAAGTTGTTGGACTGAGGAGTTCGACCAATGGGGGGAGGATGTGGGTTCAAGGTAAACAAAGGGACAGTGCCGGGTCTGAAGCAAAGAATTTGAGTCGAAAGGCTATGGGCAAGGAGAGTGTTGTATTGGCTACGAAACTGAAAGGGAATGTGAAGGAGGATGATTATGGTAGTGGTTTATTgaagaaaaatagagaaaagaaATCTGAAGTGAGCAAGGAGAAAAGCCTAAAGGTTGCATCTCCTCTGAGTTCTGGCAAGAAGAAAGCCCAAGATAAAGCAGGGTTGGAGGGTGATGATGATGCCGAGACACAAGACATTAagccaaagaagaagaaaaggataATCAAGATTGACCCGAATGATATCTCAAACAAGAGACTAGATGATGGCATTGGTATTGATG GAAGTAAAGAAGTGAAGAAAAAAGAATGTGAGGAAGAACATCAGATGTCCAAGAATGCCCAATTCCGTGCGATACAGCCTACCCCTGAAATACTTTCTTTTGTGGAACAAAAT CTTTTGGGGAGGAGACGTTTGATTGACTTAAAAAGGGCAGGCTATAACATAGATCTTTCTGCGCCATTAGACAATATTCCCTTCTCCAGCAGTTCGGAAAGagagagaattgaagaaaat GCTTTTAGGAATAAATTGGAATTTTTTGCTGCCGCAAAAGCCTCATCATCATTTCCGGCTCCTAATCTGCCAGAGATTGCATTTGCTG GAAGGTCAAATGTTGGGAAGTCATCACTTCTTAATGCACTCACTAGACAGTGGGGGGTTGTACGAACGTCAGACAAGCCTGGCCTTACCCAG ACAATTAACTTCTTCCAATTGGGAAAGAAGCTTTGTTTAGTTGATTTGCCAGGATATGGATTTGCATATGCAAAAGAAGAAGTCAAAGAAGCTTGGGAAGAGCTT GTGAAGGAGTATGTTTCCACAAGAGTTGGACTCAAACGCGTGTGCCTTTTGATTGACACGAAATGGGGTATGAAGGCAAGAGATTATGAACTGATTGAATTAATGGAAAG ATCAAAAACTAAATACCAGATAGTATTAACCAAGACAGACACAGTTTTCCCAATCGATGTGGCACGCCGGGCCACACAAATTGAAGAG AGCCTCCTGCAGAACAAGTCTGTAGTTCAGCCTCTG ATGATGGTAAGCTCAAAATCTGGAGCAGGTATCCGAAGCTTAAGAACAGTTCTTGCCAATATAGCTAGATTTGTCAAAGTATAA